A window of Glycine soja cultivar W05 chromosome 2, ASM419377v2, whole genome shotgun sequence genomic DNA:
tttatcatattttttattattagtttaacTATAATGCACCTcgtgaaattaataattttttttctgattgtAAACAAACATCAATTCATCACtgctacttttttttaaatactaaaaaataatgactaaatcttttgataccaaaatcacttttttttaataaaaacttaaacaaaCTGTTCTGTATCTAAATTCATATCCAAATAGTTAAAGGAATGTATCATagttaaattcattttaaatgttaatttattttagaaaatattgttTTCTTACCTAGAAATTTAAAAGCTCAAGatataatattcaaattttactatattaattatgtggcctatttattattgaattgaagagaaagaaataataatagaatagtagtaataataaactacaaaatattattaaaaattaatattaattgtatgttCATTTTAGTTATGAGGATTGTTTGTCTTTTATGAAAAATAGGCACTCCTAAAATACTTTCCAAGATCCCTCGTCAATTCAATTCCCATCTTTGAGCTCAGTTGTTGTTTTAAGTCCCCCCCTTACATTCTTAGAGAAGAACATGAAAGATTTATCAAGACTGATCTTTTGTCTGAAGCTCTTACTAAAAAGATTCATAATATTATGAATAAAGTGGACCTAATCAAGAAAATCCTATATAAAATAAAGGATCAGATCACCTGCAAAGGCAAAATAGATATCGGATCATTATGCTTGCTCAAAGAAATAGGATGACTATAACACAAGAATGgatttgaattgtgtttttagaaagtttaattttactttgataaaaaacatgtttattttctattttttaattcatagcgTGTTACATCTGTTTTCATATACAACCAAATATAATGATCCGCTTAGATTCACATAATACCTGCActattatttactattttttaattaatgcgTGTTACATTCTGTTTAATATAAAACCAAATGATCCGCTGGCCTGTACCATTAACAAGTTCTTATTTTACTATATACACAATTTTTGGAATGACATTTTAACTTATGTCGACTTCAATTGTggattgacaattttttttaatgatacttTTGGAATAACGATTTCGATGATCATCAACCTCCAACTCCACCACTAGTTCTCTTCTTGGATGTTTCATCCGTAATTAATTGCTTCATCTAGAGTCCAATTACATGAATCCCTActacctcaatttttttttcattgttctaAACTACCTGCATGcatgttttcttcttcaaccataaaatgataaaatattttagtccCGAAAACGCATGGCTATATAAAGTAGCTTTATATATATCTTGACAAATTATCAACTTGTAATCGATTTCAACTGTCAAAAGATTCATTTGTatagaacaaaatcaaaacaatacTAATGAACGATTTGACTagcaaattaaatattaactccaaattcattaaataaggaCATTTGGGAACTTGATTGCGGGTGGTGAGATTGGCCTAGCAAGAACAAGATTCTAGGTTTCCGTAAGTGTGAGAGGGACACACTTCTACATGGGAAAGACAAGGAGGCGGGTGGGGTTGGATTTTACTTATTTCAtccttatttttcatttcttctcaatcaaaaatataattttaaatgataatcataacataattttaaattatatatacaaaatataaaatttactaatttcatattttaatgtgttatatatatatatataataatatttttataaattaattattaacgaagTGAATTTGATGACGAGTTCAAAACgggtattaatatttttataaattaaaatgttttcttactgtctcaaatttgcaaaatatttttttatagtatgtcttgacttttttttttacaatttaaatgCATAATTTGTGATGATTCTTAagtgcaagaagaactaaaaaagactaaaagatatttcacatatttaagaaattaaaaaaagatagattattaattaattatttttacaagagggactattaaatttaaaagagtaaaaaaatatttaagaattaaaaaaatattaattatacacCACTAACTATACATCAGAAAAATTAATGGGGTAAAAGTAAAAAGCCGTAGAATCTCccattattagttaaaaaccgTGCATGTGAAGAGGGGTTGGCGCTGGAGTTCCGTAGATTCTCAcctattattagttaaaaaccgTGCATGTGAAGGTCAAACAAAATAGTTCTTAATTAATGTGTAGGTGGGTGCAATTATAAAAGGACAATGttataatttagttaattagGGGGATGCTAATTTACCGTCTGGTGGGCATCTGCCACATGAAGAAGGACCATGCATGTAGAGCAGAAGAAGTGATGAGAAGGTGGAAGTTCTAGATAACGCCATGGAAggtaaaattgatatatatataaaggatgAAAACATTTGTTATGTAATGTATAACTTACCCaacaaatttaagaattttataaacGAAGCAATATCGAATTTATGtatgtaaattaatttgatCGATGTTGGTATGCATGCACATGCATCCGTGACAAAAATGGGACAAAGAGAAGATAGAGGCTAGGTAATTCGTTCCTGATCAATTTGACAGTGGAAAAGAAAGACAAATCACCTCTATTCTACAAAGCTATATAAACTAAGAACTGAGTGACGTTATTTCTATCTAAATTTATCACATTGGTGTTTAAAATAAGAACAGAggcaaagggagaaaaaaatgtGATACAAGAAAGCAACGTGATATTGAGAAAAAATTATGTTGGAAGACCAAAATTAcagtttagtttttattttattttaaatattctctctttttttttttaaaaaaaaaagaactactTTTCAAGATGTGTTATTCAGCAAGTGTTAACCATTTAACACATTTTGGAAATTTTCAGAAgccaatttttaaaagaaaacaaaaataggatACCAATTTCATTCTAGTTGTTTTACATTTGTTATGCGTTAGTggctcattttatcattttttcaaGATAAAACTGTatcaagaaaaatgaaattttggaaGAAAGACACAAGATTATGAATCTTGTCATGCACCAACACCGAAATCATAATGATGACAATTTTTTCAAGTGAAGTAATTATTGAATTCCGTCTGTTAATCGTGGAGTTAAACTACAAACATAAACCTCTTAATCATATAACGTTGAGGGTTTGGACTTTACACTTTGAACTTGAATTAAATGCTAAGTCTTTTTAGTTTGATCTGATCATGATTCGATGTAGACTTAGGTATAACTAATTGTCAAATATCCTGAATAATTGAGTTTTTAGAGGGtcaaataaaattgatgttttttttcccATACCCCTGTAGGCTATAGGCTGCAACCCACATGGACTGGGTAGCCCATTTTTTAACCTCTATTTGTTCATTGAgaaaaatgactaaaaaaataccattttgTACTCTTTCAATGATTAATTTTGTAACTTCCAATTTTCTGTACTCTTTTAATGACTTAAAATCATTAGAAATTAAgggataaataaatttgaagaaTATTTGAGAAGTCTGTAGAAAACCCTATTGATGtcaaatgaaattattaatattttgtagaATTTTTCGGGTTATTAAGCTCCTCCATTGAACTTATAGGCCAATTGATTTGTTTAGAGGCCTTactatgaaattaaattttagaaatacTTTTAAGACATGTCTAACTTTTAAATAGGCAAAAtgaaatttccaaaaaaaaaaaaattacaactggTATACAAAATCTATCCTAACTTGGTCTATTTCCATTCCATTAAAACATTTTACCAAACTATTAATAATATGGTTATTCCCAAGACAAAAATCCAATAAAGGAAAATATCATGATTGTCCGCAACTACACACAATTTTCaccataaataatatttaatttgtaacaaaaaaaaaacttataaagaaGACTGTATTAGTGTCCCTCAGTCAGATTTATCATTCATTTCCAATGGGCTAATCCCACAACCAGGCCCGCTATAAAGGCCCATATTCTAAACCAAAACCAACGGGCCGAAACGCAAATAAAGAAACAAACCCACAATTCAAAAACCTGGAAGCCAACGGCTAGTTGATTGTGCATCGTTTTATTTTAGGTAAATATATAAGCAAATAATCGCACGCGCCAACGGTCAAATTTTGATGCCACCACCACCTTTTTATTATAAACCCCGCAGTTTTATGTCCAAAACGCAAATATTATTCTCTGTCTCCATTGAATCTTGTTCTCTCTATCACCGCAATGGAGACTCCTTCATCCACAGCAAGAAGAATCACAAGATCCCAAACCGCCTCCAACAACATCCCCGTTTCAAGTAAGCGATTTCCCTTGCTTTCTCTTGAGAAACCCCACCAccaatattaatgttttttatttttgttttgacagGAAAGAAGAACGAGGAGTGCTCAGGAAAAAAGAGCGTTTCGAAAACGCGGCAGAGAAGCAGCGTGCAACAACAGCAGGATAATCGGTGTGCGCTGGTGGACATATCGAACGATTCGCCGATCGTGGGGCTGGCGAACGGTAAGGACATGATCGAGACGCCTTTGTCATCGACGGCGAAGAAGAAGACAACGATGACGCCAGGTTCCGGGGAGGCTCTATTGAGGGGCCAGGTGAAGACCCTCTTGCAGAGAGTGGAGGAAGAGGCTGTCATTTCCAAACTATCAATGGAAATTGTTGCACCCTTTCTCAAACTTGCCAATTCTTCTTCTGTTTCTCCAATGTCGCTTCTTGCTCCCACTCCCGCAAACACCCCACAAGTCCCCAATCTTTCTGAGGTGTCTCCACCTTCTTGTGTGCTTGAAGAACAATTGTTGATCTCTCGGGTTAGTACTCTTGCTTATAATCGTCATTTTGTCTTGTTTTCTTCTTGCCCCCCAAGAAAATTGAGagaagttttgaaatttgaaatgaaggaaaagacacattttgtttctttttctaattattttttattcaatcaaatggattaaaaaaagaggaaaatgctgtttttttcaaataaataaaaatctattttttctttttactaaaaTTGGAGTGTAAATCTTGATTATTAAAGGAAAAGgcatgaaattaaaatgttttctatatttCAAAGATATTAAaggtattgttttttttatggcaGGCGATGAATGAAATACTTGAAGGAAAGAACAACGAGAATGCTGAATGTGAGAAGAGTGTGATAACCAGGTCCTTGCTGTTGGATTTCTCGGACAAATCCGAGGTATCAGAATGCTCTTCTGAGGTGACTTATCAGGAAGTGACACAAGGAAGTGTTGGTAGCGGGTCCAGCGAGGATGATGGTGCTTCCATTTGGTCGATTCAGGTGAATGCGAGCACACATGACGAAGATGAGGACGATGAGGAAATgggtgaagaagaagaggattATTACGAGGATGACGGTGATGATGATGAGTGTTATGTTGATGGTGTAGGGTTGTCACTTGATGAGCTATGTGCTGGGATGAACAACATTAGCGTGAATGAGAACAAGAACAAGGGTTGTGGGAAGCACACGAGGTTTGTGTACGACAGTGAGGATGATGAGATTGTGGAGAAAGTAGTGGAATGTTGTGCTGAGTCTGATGTGATGCGTTTGAAGGGGTTGCCTACACCCAAAGGAAAGCACCTTCGTTTTCCTGAGGAGGAAGAAAATTCTGACTTGTGATTTTGATGCTGTGAGTGTTGTTTGCTTTTGGTTGTCTTTCTTGACACCAATGTTTTGGGTTGGGCCATTGGTTAATGATTGCTGTGATTGATTGGAAGCTAATTGCTGCTCCAATAAACCattgttatttttcattatcaatcaataataaaacattGCTGCTGAATTAAACATAATTTGCTTTGCCTTCTTCCATTTTCCCTTATAAGCGCGCACATTTTCTTTCAATAGTGCAATTCGAGTTATCGATATATAATTGAAGGAGAGGCTCATATGTAATGTGGCGTTCCCTCAAAGTGTGGTATAaaggataataaaataaaggctTTTAACTATCTGTTTggttatcaaattattttaaaacatttaattttgatgtccctgtttttaaaagattcaatttagttttaaattcttttaatataatcaatttgatttttttcatcCAATTAAATTGACATCCTTGGGATTATAAGGATTTTAGCGGTTACTTATTATTAACATTTTGTCTTCAAAAAACCTAAATAatcaaaagtaaatattttgaaaagaaaaaaaaaaccaataaaagttttaattaattattatgaaaataattgaaTACTCTCAACTCTATCCTGtggatgagttttttttttttcttttgtataaaacatttcaattttcataaaTGCTTGGGGTCCAAAACCATAGCCCATTTCAATTCTCAAGTGAGGTCCAAACCCAATAAAGAGGACTAAGAGAAGATCATAAAAGGGAAGAGGATAAGCAAAATATAATAACCACACGTTATATTCTAGTAGGAAGCCATGGAAACCTTCTCCATAACTGGAAACTCATCTTCCTTCATCATTCTCACTAGACCATCAACGAGGCACAAGCCAATCTTCCTGCCACAGCGTCACACTTTCAACCCCATCAGATGCACCAATActgataataataacaatagtagtagtagcagcagcagcaacacaACCAATGATGATGCAAACTCGGTTCAAGTTCAAGCACCAACCACGACACCAACTACTCCCGTAGAAATAAGCTTCCGGAGAAGGTCGAGAAGGCAAGCCAAACGACTGCGAGAGAACGAGAACAGCGGCATGCAAAAGGCGAGGGTGGAGACTCCCCCCAAGAAGTGGGAGGACATGTCTCTGAGTGAGAAAGCAGTAGAGCTGTATGTGGGAGAGAAGGGTGCTCTCTTCTGGCTCAACAAGTTTGCATATGCTTCAATCTTCATCATGATTGGGGGATGGATAGCCTTCAGGTTTGTGGGTCCTGCATTCAACCTTTACCAGCTTGATGGTCCTCTACTCTCCCCTTCTGATGTCTTCAAGTGATCGATCTTCTTCATCTCAAGTTTTTGAGTTTGATCAATATTCACTCTTTTAGCTTCTGAGCTCAGATGATGCTCTCCAATTATGTTGCTACTATAGTGCGTCACAGATATTATATGTACCATTCCAGGAGAGCCAAAaccaaccatttttttttttgttaaagagAGAGTTGTAATGTCACTGcagcatttttttttcaggCATTTTTCGTGTTAGAAATCAACCCTATGAATGATCCATATACATCAACTTTGTTTAGTGGGATAAGATTATTGTAATTGCTGTACATCAACACCTTTTCAAGTAAACCGTGTATTAATCTATGAAATTGTAAGATCAGTTTAATTCTTGACATTTTAAGTCCTTTTAGTTCTtgactaagaaaaaaaaattgtaatcttCTTTCATATCATTTTCCCCTAACActaaaaattaaagtgaatgactttttatattaaatgagaaaTTTAGGCTAAGGTAAACTTATAATCTTAGAAATTAATGTAATGGTTTACTCCATATTTTACCACTTATAAATACTGCTACTTGTGAAGTAAAACACTAGCAGTGCTTAGTATCCAAGTAAAGCCCTGGTTTCATGCACAGAAAAGTTGGAAAAGTCTTGTGAATTttatgtgagatatgctaattCTCCAGCTTGCAGTTACTGACATATGGCATTGAAACTCACCAAACACCAATAATTAAATTCGCCCAGGTGAACAGAGAGGCATGTAAAATGTACTGTGAATACACATCCGAACTCAAATGTTATAACTTCaaacaaaataactgaaatttgaagagaaaaaagaataatgagCAAATACGCAAAATACTCACAACTCACTCACAATCCTCTATTTATAGTAAGCAATACACCTTTCAGAAACTGAAAAATACGATGCCACTAAGGATAAACCACTTTATGTCTTACGCAAATATAATGAGCCTGTCGAGAATATCAACTGTTTTTTACTGGCAAAATACACGCTAGAGAATCAAAAACAAAACTCAGCCAAACTAGGGGCACGTGACAGTAATATAACTAATGAATTCATCACTACACAACGTTAACAGGTTGCATGGGGGCCATCCTTTGAGTTTTGCACCTGCAAATGATGAGCATTGGTTATTCAGTGAAGCGTGCAACAGAAAATGTGAACGTGTTTGATGGCTTCAAAATGAGTTAATAACGGGCATAATTTTGTCTTTGCTTTAAGGACATTCAATTTGCTCCCTCTAAACATAGAAAAACCATATGGATGAGAGAATGACCTGTTACACTGTAGTCTTGAAGCATAATTATGATTGTTGCAATTTGAGCACATCCAATCTCCACTACGCCATTGCTTTGCTCTAACAGGTACAATaggtaaaaatgtatttaaattgtGAATCTAGAAAAGTATGATAGCTCTTTAAAGTGTTTAGATGGAGTGATGTACAATTACAACTCTTCAATAATATTACATGAAGCTTGAGGGAGAGGAATTAGTTACCCTTTTCCAATGAGAGCAGGTGTAGAAACTTGAGGTGGAAGCAATGTGGCCAATGGCAAACTTGGAGCTGTACTTGAGTTCATGCTGGGATAAGAGGGGAAGACTCCAGGTTTTGGATCTGCACCGGTCCCTACCACTAGATCTAAACTTGTATATGTTTGCTGCTGATCATTTGTCTGCAAAGTAAGTAAGACTGTAAGAGGATTTTATAACTGTCAAAACAGAATTTTGAAACCACAGCAGTGGATCAGAAATTAACTAAAAAGCAAAGTCCTTACAGTTCCTACATTCAATCTCTTGTTATCCCAGTCATAAACCAACTCTTCAGAAGCTAACCGCTTTGTCCCAAGTGCTTCACACCAAAAAGTGGAAACAGCATGAAGTTTAACATCAATTGCTACAAATTGATAATCAATCTTGA
This region includes:
- the LOC114381563 gene encoding uncharacterized protein LOC114381563, which encodes METPSSTARRITRSQTASNNIPVSRKKNEECSGKKSVSKTRQRSSVQQQQDNRCALVDISNDSPIVGLANGKDMIETPLSSTAKKKTTMTPGSGEALLRGQVKTLLQRVEEEAVISKLSMEIVAPFLKLANSSSVSPMSLLAPTPANTPQVPNLSEVSPPSCVLEEQLLISRAMNEILEGKNNENAECEKSVITRSLLLDFSDKSEVSECSSEVTYQEVTQGSVGSGSSEDDGASIWSIQVNASTHDEDEDDEEMGEEEEDYYEDDGDDDECYVDGVGLSLDELCAGMNNISVNENKNKGCGKHTRFVYDSEDDEIVEKVVECCAESDVMRLKGLPTPKGKHLRFPEEEENSDL
- the LOC114381578 gene encoding uncharacterized protein LOC114381578; the encoded protein is METFSITGNSSSFIILTRPSTRHKPIFLPQRHTFNPIRCTNTDNNNNSSSSSSSNTTNDDANSVQVQAPTTTPTTPVEISFRRRSRRQAKRLRENENSGMQKARVETPPKKWEDMSLSEKAVELYVGEKGALFWLNKFAYASIFIMIGGWIAFRFVGPAFNLYQLDGPLLSPSDVFK